The nucleotide sequence ACTTTAAAAAATGTGAACCCGGATTATTGAAATACAaacaccaaaatttataaacctaaactaaagaataatttgtacattgatgaccgaaactaatatatatttatgaaggtcggaagcaCCTTGCTTCCGACTTCCtcccctccctctctctctcccgcTTTCTATATCTCTCCCGCTCAATCTCTCcgtgctctctctctctatgcgCCCTCTTTCTCCCACTCCCTCTCCTCTCTCCCGCTCTCTATATCTCTCCCGCTCAATCTCTCACTCCCGCTCAATCTCTCcgcgctctctctctctccgcgcTCTCTTTCTCCCACTCCCTCTCCTCCCTCTCCCTCCCCTCCCTCTCTCTCCGTTCTCtcccgctctctctctctctctctatgcgCCCTCTCTCTCCCCGCCCCTCTCCTCcccccccctctctctctctcccgctcctcctcccctctctctctgctctctctccccgctctctctctctctctctccgctctctctccctctctgcTCTCTCTCcccgctctctctctctcccctctctctctctctcccctctctctctctcccctctctctcctccccctctccctctctcctcctctccccTCTCtcccctccctctctctctcccctctctctctctctcccctctctctctctctccccctctctctctctccccgccctctctccctctctctctcccctctctccctctctctctctccccgctctctctctccctctctctcccgctctctctctctctctcctctctctctctccctcctccctctctctctctctcctctctctctcccctctctctctcccgcTCTCTCTCCCCCTCTCccctctcctctcctctctctcctcctctctctctccctctctctccctccccTCGCTCTCTCTcctccccctctctctctccccgcTCTCTCTCTCCCCGCTCTCTCTCCCccgctctctctctcccctgCTCTCtctcctccctctctctctccccgtCCCCCCCTCCCTCTCCCCTCCGCCCCTCCCTCTCTcccctctccctctctcccctctccctctccccctctcccctctctcctctctctccctctccccgCTCCCTctctcccctctctctctctcccctctctctctctctccccccgCTCCTCTCTCCCCGCTCCCTCTCTCcccgctctctctctctctcccctctctctctctccctctctctccccgctctctctctctctctctctccctctcctctctctctctctgctctctctctatctctctctatctatatatatatatatataatatgataaaaatatatatacaaaattactctaaaaaaatctataaaaaaaaaggaaaaaacgaAGAGATTTGGTAAAACTTTCATAGTTCCTAATCGGCAAAAGAAGAAGATGCCTGGGAATGATCGTCGACCTCTTGTTGTCTCTGGCAACAAGCTCTTAACACCTGAATCACAGATCTTAGAAATCAGACAATGATTTTCGCTAAACAAAAATCAGATCTGAATATAGAGACTTTTACTTCTTCAGCAGCGTGGAGGACGGCGGCCATGTAAACCGGGAGCTCCACCACCAAGTCTTTGAGCCTTTCTTCAGGAAACGAGTGATTGGGCTCTGATCGATTTCGAAACCGGTTTGGTCTCTGTGCCACCGGCTGGTTCTTCCTCTGAAACCATTCTTCACTATTTCCGGCGGTGAAGAGATtacaacagagagagagagagagagagagagagagagagagagagagtggaaGGAGGTTTGTATTTTGACATTAGCGGTCTTCTTCGGACATGGATGTAATCGGAGAAGAAAGAAGGTTTGTTGTCTGATTATAGATAGTGTTtttgagtttggtttggtttgttgtCTGATTTAAAGTGTTTTTGAGTTGGTGTGTTGTAATATTTATAGAGAAGCTAGCGACTTTCGTAACGGCTATATTTCTCTTAAAGGTTTGAGTCGGGTCTCGATCGCCACAAAACGCGTGCGTTTTCTCCTAACGGTAATAATGTTGGAATCGAACCGGTCTTGCAACCACCACCTAAACCGGTCTTCTTTAACGACTCTCCAGGCCCAAATTCAAAGCCTTTGGCCCAACAAGTTAGatacagccattgggaggcggTGGAGGCTACAGACTATACCAACAATGAACTTGGGGGAGGAGTAAAGATTCGAACTTTTTTCCTCTTTCTCCACATCTTTGGAAAGAAACAGAGAATGGATCCAatagaggaggaggagaagaaggtgAGAGAGAGAATCAGAAACAAAGTCAACCAAGTCAGTTCTGTCTCGCAGTCTCTTCTCTCTCCATTACAAGACCACATCAACTTCACCCTTCAGGTTACTTTTTAACTCTCTCTTTGTCGGAACCAAGTTAGTTTTCACATACCCTTTTACTCTGTTTTTCTCCCCTGTAGTTGCTAAACGGTTAAAGTTAGCTTCTTTGTGTATATTTTGTTAGTTCTGAGATTATGTAAAGAGTATGTTTTTTTGGGATTGGTGCAGAAAGCTTACTTCAAATGTGCGTACGAGTGCTTTGATAGGACAAGAACACACGCTGAGATTAGCCAATGCGCAGAGACTTGCAGTGTTCCTATTACAAATGCGCAGAATCATTTTGATAATGAGATGTCTGCCTTCCAAGTGAGTCTCTTAGAGATTGAAGTCTGAAACTTTCAGTGAAG is from Brassica napus cultivar Da-Ae chromosome A4, Da-Ae, whole genome shotgun sequence and encodes:
- the LOC106429249 gene encoding protein FAM136A-like, translating into MDPIEEEEKKVRERIRNKVNQVSSVSQSLLSPLQDHINFTLQKAYFKCAYECFDRTRTHAEISQCAETCSVPITNAQNHFDNEMSAFQERLNRSLVACQDKFEAAKLQRTRNEAVVGLEQCVNQTVDDAVKTLPSLVSKMKKALSVSD